A region of Nostoc sp. 'Peltigera membranacea cyanobiont' N6 DNA encodes the following proteins:
- a CDS encoding DUF928 domain-containing protein: protein MTLATTAIATYKAPPNPSSPKTPTGSNSSRTNEECTGNEKTSLTVLAPVAYVGQTVSLQPTFAWFVPNSQSRDIEFSLDEYVNGKLRRVDTISMHSSPGIMTYSLANKQISLAAGQRYLWQVALLCNPNHPSEDLIASAEIEVVAIPPKLKNQISQTKEFWKRSDLYAEQGLWYDALAETLNNSTKKVSILNLLTELSQSEKEAIPKVTEPNHKQDLDQQVLRLQQIINAEQASK, encoded by the coding sequence TTGACACTGGCAACTACAGCCATAGCCACCTACAAAGCACCTCCAAATCCTTCTAGTCCTAAAACCCCTACAGGTTCAAATAGTAGTAGAACTAATGAAGAATGTACGGGAAATGAAAAGACAAGTCTCACAGTACTTGCTCCCGTTGCTTACGTTGGACAAACGGTTTCTTTGCAACCGACATTTGCTTGGTTTGTACCAAATTCTCAAAGTCGGGACATTGAATTTAGTCTTGATGAGTATGTAAACGGTAAACTTCGACGGGTTGATACAATATCAATGCACAGTTCGCCAGGAATTATGACATATTCCCTTGCTAATAAACAAATTAGTCTAGCGGCGGGACAAAGGTATTTATGGCAAGTCGCTTTGTTGTGTAACCCCAACCATCCTTCAGAGGATTTAATTGCTAGTGCTGAAATTGAAGTTGTCGCTATACCACCTAAGTTAAAAAATCAGATTTCGCAGACAAAAGAATTCTGGAAACGTTCAGATTTATATGCTGAACAAGGATTGTGGTATGATGCACTAGCTGAAACACTCAATAATTCTACAAAGAAAGTATCTATTTTAAATTTATTGACAGAACTCAGTCAGTCAGAAAAAGAAGCAATTCCCAAAGTTACAGAACCAAACCACAAGCAAGATTTAGACCAACAAGTTTTACGATTACAACAAATTATAAATGCTGAACAAGCCTCTAAGTAA
- a CDS encoding CHAT domain-containing protein, giving the protein MRGWLLSIFLCSLTFCFWLGNVPKTITPLEFAGVVSAQSPDTNQLVQQGIELYQVGDIKAAITIWEKTVNIYQQNHNVAAEVIVRENLARVYQEIGQSEQAIIHWKQVIAYYRQVGNLPQVGRSLTELAQVYSSLGQPLQAIALLCNPDKNDNCSSDSAVLIAQIHKDSLGEAAAWGSLGDANRLTGNYELAIKNLAKSLDIVNKFNISALRVSVLNSLGNAHISQALVKDRQADSAKQSGDDGKKLLDDAQQEYTTALNYLRQSLELASSDHDVAGEMRSHLQIIPIYYRKNATTEAASSLQQAINLLERLPENRRRVYATIDLVHLLEPITSEAKSFRISCLKPDTLVKATTLLNQAVTIAHRIEDFRAESFALGELGHIYECRQEYSKALEFTHKARLAAEQGLKAQDSLYLWEWQTGRILQALGKSDAAIWAYEQATNTLETIRRDILTANRDIQFDFRDTIEPIYRELVGLRLSLEESRQTANKSLVSQDSKHNLDSILTTMDSLRLAELQNYFGNDCVIVSSGQKNIVEIANQTTAFINTIILEDKTAVVLTLPKGQNHVKSISIKRQDFINNINTFRRNLESLRDAHIQYDTTIAKQIYDWLIEPFTKELQQFNIKTLVFVQDGILRSVPMAALYDGEQYLIQKYAIATIPSLNLTDIKPLNRQHLKVLALGLSAKATIDGKSYSPLANVPTEINEVLGEIPGKKLLNDDFTSDRVNQELDKQAYPIIHIATHGEFGAAPEDTFIVTCKNGKLSFQKLEEQIRKVTRNNQLLELLTLTACKTAAGNERSALGLAGVAVQAGAKSALASLWAIQDNSTATIAINFYKKLLNNPTISKAEALQSAQIELITGKIGAGQFTHPVYWSPLILIGNWL; this is encoded by the coding sequence GTGCGTGGTTGGCTGCTATCTATATTCCTGTGTAGTTTGACGTTTTGTTTCTGGCTGGGTAATGTACCAAAAACAATCACGCCACTGGAATTTGCAGGAGTAGTCAGCGCCCAATCTCCTGATACAAATCAACTGGTACAGCAAGGGATAGAACTTTACCAAGTTGGAGATATCAAAGCAGCTATTACTATCTGGGAGAAAACTGTAAATATTTACCAACAAAATCACAATGTTGCGGCGGAAGTGATTGTTCGAGAAAACTTGGCGCGGGTTTATCAGGAAATTGGGCAAAGCGAACAAGCAATTATCCACTGGAAGCAAGTTATCGCCTATTATCGCCAAGTGGGGAATTTGCCGCAAGTGGGGCGATCGCTCACCGAACTTGCCCAGGTGTATAGTAGTTTAGGACAACCCTTGCAAGCGATCGCTCTTTTATGCAATCCTGACAAAAATGATAATTGCAGCAGTGACAGCGCTGTACTCATTGCCCAGATTCACAAAGATTCTCTTGGTGAAGCCGCAGCTTGGGGAAGTTTGGGTGATGCTAATCGACTCACAGGAAATTATGAGCTAGCAATCAAAAATCTCGCAAAAAGTCTAGACATTGTTAATAAATTTAATATATCTGCGCTGCGTGTTTCAGTTCTTAATAGTTTGGGTAATGCACATATTAGTCAGGCTTTAGTGAAGGATCGACAAGCAGATTCAGCAAAACAAAGCGGTGATGATGGGAAAAAACTCTTGGATGATGCTCAACAAGAATATACCACGGCTTTGAATTACCTGCGGCAAAGTTTAGAGTTAGCCAGTAGCGATCATGATGTTGCGGGTGAAATGCGATCGCACTTACAAATCATCCCCATATATTACCGCAAAAATGCCACCACTGAGGCGGCAAGCAGCCTACAACAAGCAATTAACCTGCTAGAACGTCTGCCTGAAAATCGCAGGCGTGTGTATGCAACTATCGATTTGGTGCATTTATTGGAACCTATTACCAGTGAAGCAAAATCATTTAGAATTAGTTGTCTGAAACCTGACACATTAGTTAAAGCGACAACCCTACTCAATCAGGCAGTGACAATAGCCCATAGAATCGAAGATTTTCGGGCTGAATCCTTTGCTTTGGGAGAACTAGGACACATATATGAATGTCGCCAAGAATACTCAAAAGCTCTGGAATTTACTCATAAAGCCAGATTAGCAGCCGAACAAGGCTTAAAAGCACAGGATAGTTTATATCTGTGGGAGTGGCAAACAGGACGCATTTTACAAGCCTTGGGAAAATCAGATGCAGCGATTTGGGCTTATGAACAAGCAACTAATACCCTAGAGACTATTCGTCGTGATATTTTAACGGCAAATCGAGATATCCAATTTGATTTTCGAGATACGATTGAGCCAATTTACCGCGAGTTAGTAGGATTGAGATTGAGTTTGGAAGAATCAAGACAAACTGCAAATAAATCGTTAGTTTCCCAAGATAGTAAACATAATTTGGATTCGATTCTCACGACGATGGACTCGTTAAGATTAGCAGAATTACAAAACTATTTTGGTAACGATTGCGTGATTGTTTCATCTGGGCAAAAAAACATTGTAGAAATTGCTAATCAGACAACTGCTTTTATAAACACTATTATCTTGGAAGATAAGACTGCGGTAGTTTTAACCCTGCCAAAAGGTCAAAATCATGTGAAGTCGATTTCTATTAAACGCCAAGATTTTATCAATAATATAAATACATTTCGTAGAAATTTAGAATCCCTGCGTGATGCTCATATTCAGTATGATACTACAATAGCAAAACAAATCTATGATTGGTTAATTGAGCCTTTTACTAAAGAACTCCAGCAGTTTAATATTAAAACATTAGTATTTGTGCAAGATGGCATATTACGAAGTGTACCGATGGCTGCACTTTATGATGGCGAACAATATTTAATTCAAAAGTATGCTATTGCCACAATTCCCAGTTTAAACCTGACTGATATTAAACCTTTAAATCGGCAACACTTGAAGGTACTTGCATTGGGTTTAAGTGCCAAGGCTACTATTGATGGTAAGTCATATTCACCCCTTGCTAATGTTCCTACAGAAATAAATGAAGTGCTGGGGGAGATTCCAGGAAAGAAACTACTTAATGATGATTTTACCAGCGATCGCGTAAATCAAGAACTGGATAAACAAGCCTACCCAATTATCCACATTGCCACACATGGCGAATTTGGTGCTGCTCCAGAAGATACATTCATTGTCACATGTAAAAATGGGAAACTCTCATTTCAGAAATTAGAAGAGCAAATTCGTAAAGTTACCCGCAATAATCAGCTATTAGAACTATTAACTTTAACTGCTTGCAAAACAGCAGCAGGAAATGAACGTTCTGCACTAGGATTAGCAGGAGTTGCAGTCCAGGCGGGAGCGAAAAGTGCTTTAGCATCTCTGTGGGCAATTCAAGATAACTCTACAGCAACAATTGCGATTAATTTCTACAAAAAATTGTTAAATAATCCTACTATAAGTAAAGCAGAGGCTTTGCAATCTGCTCAAATAGAATTGATTACAGGAAAGATAGGAGCAGGGCAATTTACTCATCCTGTTTATTGGTCGCCTTTAATTCTAATAGGAAATTGGTTGTAG
- a CDS encoding ShlB/FhaC/HecB family hemolysin secretion/activation protein — translation MEETIPKPIESPLPTPKTPETPSLPLLPIPTTPPSQETSPINERFLVNKIEILGNTILKKEISNLVQEYEQKKEVSFEDLITLRTRITALYISHGYITSGAFILNDRPNDIERGIVTIQIVEGKLEGIEIKGLQRLEDSYVRSPIKIATTTPLNKQRIEEALQLLQLDPIIKRVNAELIAGSSPGLNILRVELTEAPAFHAGIAIANNQSPSIGSVQGSVFVVHDNFTGLGDQLRLEYGLTKGLNIYNISYKLPVNPENGTLNIRYSNNNSRIIAAPFDDLGIRSDAETLSFGFRQPLIRRPQTEFAVGIGFDLRRSQTFLLDNIPFSFSEGAENGESRVSVIRFYQDWVHRSPTQVLAARSQFSFGIDAFDATVNNTGTDGRFFSWLGQFQWAQQLTKRILLLTRIDTQLTPDSLLSLEKFSIGGVDTVRGYRQNQLVSDNSILGAVELHLPISANPNNLQLTPFFEIGGGWNNRGDNPDPSFIASTGLGLEWQVFSSLNVHLDYGIPLFEVKDKGDSLQDNGFYFSLQYQPF, via the coding sequence GTGGAAGAAACTATCCCCAAACCGATAGAATCTCCTCTACCTACACCAAAAACTCCAGAAACTCCTTCTCTCCCATTACTCCCTATACCTACCACCCCACCAAGTCAGGAAACTTCTCCTATAAATGAACGTTTTCTAGTCAATAAAATTGAAATTTTAGGCAATACTATTCTGAAAAAAGAAATTAGTAACCTAGTTCAAGAATACGAACAAAAAAAGGAAGTATCTTTTGAAGATTTAATCACTTTACGAACTAGAATTACAGCACTTTATATTAGCCACGGTTACATCACATCTGGTGCATTTATTCTCAACGACCGACCTAATGATATAGAACGCGGTATTGTGACAATTCAAATTGTCGAGGGTAAATTAGAAGGGATAGAAATTAAAGGACTTCAACGTTTGGAAGACAGTTATGTCCGAAGTCCCATCAAAATCGCTACGACTACGCCATTAAACAAGCAACGCATAGAAGAAGCTTTGCAACTATTACAGCTTGACCCAATTATAAAACGTGTTAATGCTGAATTAATTGCCGGGAGTAGTCCTGGACTGAATATCTTACGAGTTGAGTTAACAGAAGCACCAGCGTTTCACGCAGGTATTGCTATTGCTAATAACCAATCTCCTAGCATCGGTTCAGTTCAAGGTAGTGTATTTGTTGTACATGATAATTTTACAGGTCTTGGCGACCAACTCCGTCTTGAATACGGTTTAACAAAAGGTTTAAATATATATAATATTAGTTATAAATTACCAGTAAATCCTGAAAACGGCACTTTAAACATTCGTTATAGCAACAATAACAGCAGAATTATTGCAGCCCCTTTTGATGATTTAGGTATTCGCAGTGATGCAGAGACATTATCTTTCGGTTTCCGTCAACCATTAATCAGAAGACCCCAAACTGAATTTGCTGTTGGGATTGGATTTGATTTACGGCGTAGTCAAACTTTTTTACTAGATAATATTCCCTTTTCTTTTTCCGAAGGTGCAGAGAACGGTGAATCTAGAGTTAGTGTGATTAGATTTTACCAAGATTGGGTACATCGAAGTCCCACACAAGTTTTAGCGGCGCGATCGCAATTTAGTTTTGGCATTGATGCTTTTGACGCTACAGTTAACAACACTGGTACTGATGGACGTTTCTTCTCCTGGCTAGGACAATTTCAATGGGCACAGCAACTAACTAAGAGAATATTACTGTTAACCCGCATCGATACCCAGTTAACTCCCGATTCCCTCCTCTCCCTTGAAAAATTCAGCATTGGTGGTGTCGATACTGTGCGGGGCTATCGTCAAAACCAACTAGTGTCAGATAATAGTATTTTGGGTGCAGTCGAACTTCATCTTCCCATTAGTGCCAATCCCAACAATTTGCAACTCACTCCATTTTTTGAGATTGGCGGTGGTTGGAATAATCGTGGAGATAATCCCGACCCCAGTTTTATTGCTAGTACAGGTTTAGGTCTAGAGTGGCAAGTTTTCTCTAGTTTGAATGTGCATTTAGATTATGGAATTCCCTTATTTGAGGTGAAGGATAAGGGAGACTCACTGCAAGATAATGGATTCTATTTCTCATTGCAATATCAACCATTTTGA